The Apus apus isolate bApuApu2 chromosome 1, bApuApu2.pri.cur, whole genome shotgun sequence nucleotide sequence TGAAAAGATTATTTAATAGAAGAGGAGAATTATGGGTTCCACGGGAAGAATATATTTTCAATACcaattctttctctttcattccCATGCTTTCTTGCAGTCTTTTCTCTCAATTTAAGGCATGACACAAACTGCACATAACAGAAGGAATAAAGCTAAACAGGAAATGCCTAGGCAGATCTCTGGCCCAAATATAACTTACTGTAAAACTGTGATACGCACCCAAGAATGTCCTCTGgaattttccatttgctttaaaatgaatAATCCACAGTTCACAAAAATGTCAGCAGTGATAGCATGAGCTTAAATCCCCGTCTCCTCTCTTTGAATTTCTTTTCACATATTTTGCACAAAAATAAAGGGATGCCTCTTCATACCTTGCAACTTGGTATCCCTGTTCACCTATTGGAAGTCAACTGTAATATgaattgcaaaggaaaaagttGATTATTTATCAGTCTGTGTACTTGTATTGATCTGTAAGGAAGACTGCAAACATTTTACTATGCTTTTTCCTCTCTATACTGTTTAACTTGGAATCTAGACTAAGAAATATAGTTGGAGAATTAGGATTACATGAGCCAAGAGACTGAAAACTGGTAGTTGTGAGGGTACAGAGAATACTTCATCTCTCTCTCATGCAGTTTTACACTTCTGGACCATAGAAGTATTCTCAGGACAGATATGCAGTCCACTTCCACCTTACCCCTTATCTAATTCAAGCCACTTTttaacaaaaccaggaaaagcaagaatttttacataattttgAAGCAGAAGAATAACAGCAGAGAGGACAGAAGCAGGATGGACAGATTTggtcttttctgtatttcctaagaaaacagggaaatatacatatatgtgtagATAAATAAAGTATCTTGTAAATGCATATTATGTACATATAAATCATAGAGAATCATGTATTGATGCACAAGATTTTTCAAGTTATTTGCAAGCTACTTTAAAATGGGATTTTATAGGGGAAAATTAAGCTTAAAGACAGTTgaaatatctgtatttcttaGCTACAATAATAATGTATGTCCCAAATATGTTCATAAAACCCCGTGTCTTTCAGCTGCCAAATTTGCACATTCCTCAGTGGAATGCAAACAATCcaattacattaatttcttttttatgtgtCGTCATATAATTTCTCTTACAAGCAAAATGCTTCCCTGCAGAGATGCAAAATATTAGTTAAGATAAATGTATGTCCACAATGAGAGTGCAGCACTAGGCTTGGCAGTTGCAAGGCAGAAGTCAACAGTGCATGTGAGAGACTGAAAGCAAGCTTGGTAAAGTGTTGCAAATCTACTTTAAGGTCACAAAGCATGACTATTTTCTGCTAAATAAGTCATAAAAATCAACTTTTCTCTATGAATTATCTGTACATCTTTCCTATTCTGGATGTTAAGCTATGCTAGCCAGGTACTGCTTATTGAGGAAATCTGAAGTGTCTGTTACTGTAGGAACTTCAgattgttgttggtttgttttgttttgttgttgttttttttccccaaagtttatttctaaattctgaaataatgaTGGAATTCAATGAAAGATGTGCAGCCAAACTCATACTTCACAGGTAAAAACACAACTCTGGGAATTCTTACTTTCCCACTGCACATGACGCTGTGAGCATTTCAGCAGCCTTGAAACTAAAAGTgcagttttcccttctctgcctgAACTGAAGGAGTGAGATAAGCCCAAATTACTCACAGGATATGAGCTTCTAGGTGTTAAAGTAAttatgtgatttattttttaagatcaTCTTTATAGTAtttcagaaagactgaaatgcCAGCTACACCACCTTTTTTAATCCTGCTTGAAATTAGGTCTAAATCTACATACTTTCTCTGCTTCACTGCAACTTCTGCTTAAAACCTCTTTCCCCTTATGTCATAGGTTATAGACCTGTTGTTATAGACCTGAAGAAATTACATCTATTTATTCAAAATTAGTACAAAAATGATATAAATATCCTGTGAGTTTCTCACCTGAAAGGTAAAGAATGATAATTAAATGAAACCTCCAGAACATCAagtgttaaataaaatatagagTGAaagttttttaagttttatgaAGTCCTTATTTGAGCGAAGATTCTTAACTTGTTGCCCATTGGCATTAAACTGCACAGGCAGTCAGAACACTTAAAATGTCCCGCTCTTGCAAGATGAATTGGAATAGCAAACATGCCCATATAAGTGAGCTGTTTGTCCAGAAGAGATTGAAAGCCTTGAGCATCAAGAACAATTGAACtcagcagaaaatgaaaccaCAGAATGGTATTATAGCTAAATGTATGGATTACACTTCCTTGAAAAGTCAGCATACGGAGGAGCATAAAATGAGAGGATGAATTTACTAGCTATTTTATGACGAATATATGAATCATAACAAAAGTACCAGCTGTAACATCATGTGTTACAGTGCAAAGAATGCCAGGATAATCAATAAAAACAGGAGTGAAGCAGAACTGGCCACCTGGAGAAAACCATTGGGCTCCATCGGAACACATGGTGTGCAAAAAGATTTCTTTATCATGAGAGTCcatatttttgttaattttcagctgtttattttGGAATAGAAGTTCTCAATTGAGATGCCTGGTTCATCTGTTATTAActattttgaaatggaaatacagTGGAATTCTGACCAATAAACACAGTCGAAATAAAAGTTGGACTAAGTCAACAGCATTTgcttggaaaaaatgttttcttctttcttttcccaaaatTGATGAAAGGAACATGCAGAAATgaactcatttttttaattcaagaaaTGACAAATTTCACCACACTTACTGAAGAATACATTGAAATACAGTCATAGGACCCTTCATCTTACACTGCATTGCAGAAACTGACGCACACAGAAAGCTACATACTATTTTGTCCAGTGACAGCATGATCCAAAATTTCCTGAATACAATAAAATGTATCTCATCAACTTCAGTGGATTTGTGATCAGGGCCTCTCttctttcacttaaaaataattcatttttgtttttagaatATAGAGCAGAAACACTGAATACGGATTCTGCTATGAAAACACCATAGTGCCTCAGAAAGTTATGTGCATATTTGGGAAGGGAAATTAACCATGACAATATGTTATTGAATCAGAAAAACAGGAGGATTTGAATTGAGGTTGATAATGAGCTTCAAGAACTAATCCTTAGTGTCTGtgctcattaaaaaataaggattAAAGCATGCAATTAGTGCCTGTGCATGACACTAAAAAGGCCACAGTCCAAAGATACAGTAGTGGAAATTGTAATGAAAgatgttttgttcttgtttagAGCTTCTTTTGGTCATCTGTGAAACAGcagttaatttgttttcccctctttcagaATTATAGGCTTACCTGTTTCTTTGGAAACTAATTTTACTTGGTTTCACatgactttttaaagcaaaactaaGTGTCCGTGACTGGATTAGCCTGTGTCagtaacatcagaaaaaatCACAGATTAATGTAACTGGATTGGAATCTTTTCACAAGAACAATTTATTGGGAATTGTCTCCCCTTTAAGGAACTGTACAAACAAGAGTGTTTCCTGTGCACAATAGAAAGTTGCAGGAAAAGTGAGATGTTTTGTAGTTATAGCCATCTAAAAGAAGGCTCCTTTTCTAGGCTACCAAAGATAGCTAATGGTGACTAATTAAATGAGGATTTGTCTATCATGTCAAAAGACTCACAGGAACTATTCAACATGCCCTCAgataagtattttcattttgccaCCTGTGGTGTTTTGCACATGGTCCTAGGTGACAAGATCTAGGTGGCCTTGCttgagcaggggggttggaccagatgacctccagaggtcctcTCCGACCCCAGCTTTCTTCTGATTCCATGATTCAGTGATGTAAAGCTGTCAAGGACAGCGACAAGAATTGGCTAGgaatttaaaatgtaacttCAAGTTATCCTGCACTATAATGTATTTCCAGACCTATTTCTGTCATGATTTATTATCTGCAGTGTTGTAATGCCCAGGGCTGTCAGATCTAGACAAAAAACCGTACTGTATTAGTCATTAATACATGACAAAATGATCTAATTATATGTTCATAGTAACACAAGGCTGAACAGTATCAGGATTTGGATTGTGGGAATAGACAGCTGGAatcttttcctgtattttttcttaaccAGAAATTCACTAAaggtcttttctttccttcctgttgctcttcctttttcatttgagTTGCCAGTTTTTGAGAAAATCTTCATTTATATCATAGGCTTGTTCTCACATAGTGCAAAGGAACCCAGtccaaataatgaaaaagcacTTGCAAATGTACCAAGTCAGTTTGGTGCATCAAAGAAGGAATGCGAAGTACTGAGATGCATTCAGCAGTTCGTAAAGAACAGGAAGGGAAAGGcattttttgtggcttttttttctcccgCCAGCCTATGACATTACAAATATGCTTATGCAAGACTCTgcaggaaacagagaaaaatatactAGTTGCAAGCATAAGACTTCCTTCCAGCAGGTCAGTAGAATGAAAATAACCTGCTATCCTTTTCCAATAGGCATCAGCCTGATGGCCTGTAGCAATTTCATGCAAGGATGTTATTTGGAATGGGATCTAAAGGATTCTGAGTAACTTTAGAACTTGGGTGCTAAATCTATCATTAGGCATGCAAAGCAAGCAGCCAGAGAGCAGATGAGGAGACAACAGGAGTGTAAATTTCTAGCTTGCTACTGAGGGCTGGCTCATGGGGAGCCCTTCCCTATGGCTTCTTGCagtcctgctcttccctccctgaCCACGTCCATGGCTTAATGCAAATTTCCTTCCTCCACCTCTGGGGAAAGTTCTCTTGTACTAGACCACTGGTCAGGGAGATTAAATGCTTTTCTGGGACTGAAGGTGAAAAAACACAAGATGGGATAGAGGAGAGAAAGGTTGCTCTGAAGGAGATAATCACAAAGTAGTGACTTaagggaaaggcagaggatCAGGAGAGATGTGACAGATgggaaaagaaacaccaaaCCCAGAGGATGGACAAacagcaaggaaggagaaatgAGAGCCAACAAACTTTCAAACGGTGGAAAGTTGTTTCTCTGATAAGTCTGGCAGATTTTATCAGTAACACCTGCAGCCTTCCTGTATATTTGGAATTCCATGACAGACTGAAAGGCAATATCCAAATCTGGGATTTAGAGTAGAGAGTGTGTTGACTATACTGGTTTGGAAAGCAAGAAACTTAGAGATCCTGGCTGTGAGCTAGTGGATGAGCAGGTGTGAAGAGCTTTCCTCGTCCAGGAAAGGAGTTAAATGATTAATTGACATAAACTGAGTGACAAAATACTAGGGACAAGTGAAGTTAGGCTAATTATGATAGGATAACTCGGGTCTGACTTTACAGgcaaaaaactgaaataactaAAAATTGATGCAGGGAAACACCCAGTTTCAGGACATTTCACATTCATATGGCCAGTGCGTGAATTGAACCTGCACTGCAGACAGTAATGGCAACTTAATGATATTTAACATGTgagtaaagagagaaaattgaCAGGTATAACAAATGAGTGGATAAACCATGTCATACTATACATGTTCATAACGGCAAACAATTTTTATGACCTCTGGATTCAAGCTGGTACATCAGCAGGACCCCAACAAGTAGTGTTCGCAGATTAGCATTGATAATAATGATTTTATTCCCCAGAAAAGATACTTGAATGACATACTCAGGACAGGGTTGAGATTAACTTCTTGGGGAAGAGGTAGTAGCAGGAGCACATTCTGGAGTAGCTGACTGCAGGGAGAAGGTGAACATCTGCCTATGGGGTGGAAAGTGGGGGTGTGggtgccagcagctctggatgATTCCACAGTACTAGTAGTCCCAAGGCCAGTGTGCCTGTAActcagggaaaagagaagaccTTGAAAGGAAAGATGAATACTAATAAGCCCCCACTTCTACAGAATAGGTCCCTTTTTCAGAGATTCAGCATGCTTCTCCATCCAGTTCAGGGCCACttaacataatttattttctttaacatattgatgtttaatttgctttcagtATAATAAGTAGCTTAAGCCACTAAGTCATTAATAGTATCACCCTTCTAGCCTGCAGATTAATTATCACTCTTGCATCCAttcatttagaaaatgaaattagatTCAGGTGTAGGTAACTACAGGTTTTTTCAGATGTGCTGAAAATAGTAGGATTTCTGAGTTCTCTTGTTTCATCTGTATGAGGTAGaaatttctgccttttgtttAAATTATCTTTCCTATTGTGACCATTAGCAcatacaaagagaaaagaagccCTATGCCCCACTGTGATGATGTTATGGGCAAGTTAGAGTGACCATGCTTGGATGCTGAAACTTCAAATAAGCAGCATGTTCTTTTTTATACTGTTATtttaagttattattttataaactcatttttttaagaCATCAAGTAGTAAATAAGAGTTATGGAAAAGTCTGGATCAACTGTGTGAGGTGTCTGGGtgaggaggaaagcaaaaaagctgAGCATCAGAGCATACTTCCAAGCAGCAAAATCTATAAAAAAGTCTTTCAAAGTGTTTGAAATTAGACCAAGACCAGAACTTTGCATGTTTCTCTGTTTGCACTTgttataaaattttaaaaagcaaatgaatCCAGAGACATCCTTTTATCATCCTATTTGCCTCCAGGGTCGCTACTGCTCTTCTAACATGTCTtctctcatttttgttttcaaggatACATCATAACAATTTTCCAGGACAAAACCATACCATGGATGCTTGGGTCAAGCAGTTAGCAGTGACAGTGCTGCTTGCTATGGTTGATGCTCAGCTGCCAAAGCCAGCACGGGCCCCTTTGGCTCTGCACAAGCCCTTCATAGTTGTTTGGAATGCACCAACGGAGCAGTGCAGGCTACGGTACAAGGTGGACCTGGACCTCAGTGTTTTCGACATTGCATCCAACACCAATGAGACTCTGAGCGGGTCCAATGTGACAATCTTCTATCACACTCATTTAGGATACTATCCCTACTACTCAGATAATGGAGATCCTGTCAATGGAGGGGTGCCCCAGAATGAAAGTCTTATCAAACACTTAAACAAAGCCAAGTCTGACATTGACTATTGCATACCCATGAAGAAATTCCAGGGACTTGCAGTCATTGACTGGGAAAACTGGAGACCCCAGTGGGATAGGAACTGGGGCAATAAAAGCATTTATAGAAATAAATCTCTTGAGATAGTTAGGGCACGACATCCTCAGTGGCCAGAGGGCAAAATTAGGAAAGTGGCGAAAGAGGAATTTGAAAATGCTGGCAAGAGTTTTATGAACAGCACTATCCTCCTGGCAGAGCATATGAGACCCAACGGTTTGTGGGGTTACTATCTTTACCCAGACTGCTACAATTACGATTACAAAGAACATCCCCAAACATATACAGGGAAATGTCCCGCCATTGAGTCTTCCCGCAATGACCACCTGCTTTGGCTGTGGAAGGAAAGCACTGCTCTCTATCCTTCTATATACCTGGATTATATACTGAAGTCAAGTCCAAATGCACTAAAGTTTGTTCACTATCGGGTTAAGGAGGCCATTCGTGTTGCCTCCATTGCTAGAAAAGACTACGTTTTGCCTGTTTTTGTTTACTCCAGACCATTTTATGCCTATACTTTTCATGTTTTAACAGAGGTAAGCAGACAGAGTTTAGAAATTTAGAATTTAGAACCAGTGTcttagaaaaagtattttctaaaagtTTTCTTGTATAAATGTTTATGCATTTGGTTTTCAAATTTAAGGCATGCTACTCACAGTACAGTACAAAAGTACGAAACTACACCTTTCTATAGTTAATGTTGCAATGCTTTGGCCTACTTTTGTAGGATGATgttgtatatttttaatgagagtaatttagaaagaaagtacaaagaaataatttccttaaaGAAGTAATTCATTCTGATACTTTAATTCCTCAGGGCAGATTGTGAAATGAACTTCACAAATGTACATGACTTTTAAAACTACTTACTGTAATGGAAAGATAAACTTTCATGAGAAAGGAGcctcagggctttttttgtttctttattcaaatgtaaattttttCTGTGTAGAAATAAACAATCAAGTTAACTAGTCTGGGGTGGCGTTCCTAACTCCATGCATGATGAGCGTTGGCCATCTTGCTTTTCAGAGGTACAACATGTTCACATATTTCTGTATGGAACATTTAGTGCTAACATTGTGCAGTCCTTTAAATAAAGAAACTAAGGTTTTGAGTCACACAATGTTCCTTTAACCAATGATAAAGCTCAATAAATATATAGACAGTAAAGCTATATGCTTACAAATCCCAAGTCTGGGATTTCTGGACAAGTAATGTTGATTATGGCTCTGACTTTGTCCAGGCACACAGGAGGGAGCATAAATAATCATTGACTTCTCTAGTAGTTGTCCCAAGTACCAAAAGTTTTCCTTTGATTGCTATTAATTCCgtgagaggggagaggggacgAAATCCGGGGCAGAAAGCTCATGGACACAACCCCTGGATGGCTAAGGATTGTCTGaggctgctccatccctttgGTTTACATGAGAgttcacttctgctgctgccagggatgACTTCCTGACTCTAACCAGAACAgcaaaagggagagaaggggcAAGGGAAAATACAGTGGTCAGTCTAGCAAAACCTAGGTTGCATGTGGCTTCAGCCTGGAGCTGAAGAGCTCTGGTGGAGCCCCAGGGACATTTTGGAGCagttttctgtgtgatgtgGAAACTGCAGGTCCTAGCTGTCTCAGATATCATGGACAAATAGGCAACACCAGACAGGAACACTGAAGGCAGGAGCCACTGGGATTGGTATGGGCAGGATTTAATCCAAAATGCCTCCACTGAATAACTCAGGCCATGGAATAAATGAGCATTCTTCAAACATACAGGctgaaataatgcatttttataatataaatCAGTCCCTATAAAAACACCACAAATATCACTGAAATCTATGAAAACCAGCATGTTATATATTACTTCAAAATATGTGATGGTATAAACTTACTGTTTTACCTCAATCTGTTACCAATCAGTGGTAGCTTGGAGTGACTTTCTTAAGTTATAATTTGAAGTCATTGGCCTGTTTTTCGGTGGCATGCAGCTGTTTACTTTTGGATGCATTAAAGATCATTTTACAACTCCACAGCCAGGGAATATCCACTCACAGCCAGAGAAACATCTTTGGTTAAGCTGCAGTGCATATTTTCTAATGACAGTACCTGGCCCTGCAGGCAGCCATGGGGACAGAGTTCGATGTGTCTCCAGACTAAACACATCATCTGTGAGAACAGTTTGGAGACTGCCAGGGACTTGCAGGGTTGCACTTTTAAATAGGAATGATGAGGAAAAGAATGTTCTTGTTTTCCCTCATAGCCCTGAAgccactaaaatattttaaatatgggTTTGTGTGTTCAGATTTTAGACTAGACTGGAGCTCCTCATTTGACCCATGACATAACTCTAAGTGAAGCTCACAAACCTGTCATTCAAGGCATGAaa carries:
- the LOC127386503 gene encoding hyaluronidase-1-like → MDAWVKQLAVTVLLAMVDAQLPKPARAPLALHKPFIVVWNAPTEQCRLRYKVDLDLSVFDIASNTNETLSGSNVTIFYHTHLGYYPYYSDNGDPVNGGVPQNESLIKHLNKAKSDIDYCIPMKKFQGLAVIDWENWRPQWDRNWGNKSIYRNKSLEIVRARHPQWPEGKIRKVAKEEFENAGKSFMNSTILLAEHMRPNGLWGYYLYPDCYNYDYKEHPQTYTGKCPAIESSRNDHLLWLWKESTALYPSIYLDYILKSSPNALKFVHYRVKEAIRVASIARKDYVLPVFVYSRPFYAYTFHVLTETDLVSTIGESAALGAAGVVLWGSMQYASSKESCSTVKRYVDGPLGHYVINVTSAAKLCSKVLCKKNGRCIRKNSDSSAYLHLSPTNFKIQAHHSERGTRFQVTGEPSLESIESMRQRFMCQCYQGWTGIFCELPDKRLMEHWVHIVFSRSRKEKFYVFLLGALQLRLLYTAH